Proteins from one Bacteroidota bacterium genomic window:
- a CDS encoding tetratricopeptide repeat protein — protein sequence MLSRSAPCLVLALLLGTLALPAQAQPASVLENPVFKAEATRGLDLLYNMEFDEAGAIFDRLATRHPEHPVAPFLQALVPWWQILMDLSDTRHDDAFFRAMDEVIDRSDDLLRRDSGNLDAQFFKGAALGFRGRLQSNRRRWLKAALDGKRAMDYVLDVADESEGNADFLFGRGIYDYYAAAVPERYSWSKPFMGFFPSGSKSRGLAALHRTFREGSYLQAEAAYFLLQIYYIFERDYAKTQQFIGWLRERYPDNAFFHAMEGRIRSRFGDWNESERIFQAVMRRHAQGDTGYNDAIAEQALYYLGRTQQVRGNHGQALALFYRLEQVAASRPQSGAFETLGRLRQGMSHDARGERDQALERYRQVLRLDDFSGAHDRARRYIDRPYGRS from the coding sequence ATGCTCTCTCGCTCCGCTCCCTGCCTCGTGCTCGCCCTCTTGCTGGGCACCCTGGCGCTGCCTGCCCAGGCGCAGCCGGCGTCGGTCCTCGAGAACCCCGTGTTCAAGGCCGAGGCCACGCGCGGACTCGACCTGCTCTACAACATGGAGTTCGACGAGGCCGGGGCCATCTTCGACCGCCTCGCGACCCGCCACCCCGAGCACCCCGTCGCGCCGTTTCTCCAGGCGCTCGTCCCGTGGTGGCAGATCCTGATGGACCTCTCCGACACGCGCCACGACGACGCGTTCTTCCGCGCGATGGACGAGGTCATCGACCGCTCCGACGACCTCCTGCGCCGCGACTCGGGCAACCTCGACGCGCAGTTCTTCAAGGGGGCCGCGCTCGGCTTCCGGGGACGGCTGCAGAGCAACCGCCGCCGCTGGCTCAAGGCCGCCCTCGACGGGAAACGGGCGATGGACTACGTCCTCGACGTGGCTGACGAGAGCGAAGGCAACGCCGACTTCCTCTTCGGCCGCGGCATCTACGACTACTACGCCGCCGCCGTCCCCGAGCGCTATTCGTGGAGCAAGCCGTTTATGGGGTTCTTCCCGTCGGGCAGCAAGTCGCGCGGGCTGGCGGCGCTGCACCGGACGTTCCGCGAGGGCAGCTACCTCCAGGCCGAGGCCGCGTACTTCCTGCTCCAGATCTACTACATCTTCGAGCGCGACTACGCCAAGACCCAGCAGTTCATCGGGTGGCTCCGCGAGCGCTACCCGGACAACGCCTTCTTCCACGCCATGGAGGGCCGCATCCGCTCCCGCTTCGGCGACTGGAACGAGTCGGAGCGCATCTTCCAGGCGGTGATGCGCCGCCACGCCCAGGGCGACACCGGCTACAACGACGCGATTGCCGAGCAGGCGCTCTACTACCTCGGCCGCACCCAGCAGGTGCGCGGCAACCACGGCCAGGCCCTCGCGCTGTTCTACCGGCTCGAACAGGTCGCCGCGTCGCGCCCGCAGTCCGGCGCTTTCGAGACGCTCGGCCGGCTGCGCCAGGGCATGAGCCACGACGCCCGCGGCGAGCGCGACCAGGCCCTCGAGCGCTACCGGCAGGTGCTCCGGCTCGACGACTTCTCCGGTGCCCACGACCGCGCCCGCCGCTACATCGACCGCCCGTACGGACGGTCTTAA
- a CDS encoding VWA domain-containing protein, whose product MFFRYSEWDESRHGQDRPTFDRLLDLFQQLLFHTGGDADEALSWLTQLDNKYGLTDDEMGIGDFIEELKNRGLIERDQQTGVVQITAKGERGLRQRSLEEIFSHLRKSGRGNHKTPFAGAGDERLPETRPFTFGDDIHALDVTGTLSNAFRRSGLGDFSLSEDDFQVFETDHHSSVATVLMIDLSHSMILYGEDRITPARKTAMALSELIMTQYPKDTLDIVAFGNEAWEVEVKDLPYLQVGPFHTNTRAGLERARTILRRRKNRNKQVFMITDGKPSAHFEAGRLYKNAYGLDRKIVNKVLDEAAICRREGITITTFMIARDPYLQNFVRQLTETNQGRAYYASLDDLGGFIFEDYVRNRRKFTR is encoded by the coding sequence ATGTTCTTCCGCTACTCCGAGTGGGACGAGAGCCGCCACGGCCAGGACCGCCCCACCTTCGACCGCCTCCTCGACCTCTTCCAGCAGCTCCTCTTCCACACTGGCGGCGACGCCGACGAGGCGCTGAGCTGGCTCACCCAGCTCGACAACAAGTACGGCCTCACCGATGACGAGATGGGCATCGGGGACTTCATCGAGGAGCTGAAGAACCGGGGCCTGATCGAGCGCGACCAGCAGACGGGCGTCGTGCAGATCACTGCGAAGGGGGAGCGCGGGCTGCGGCAGCGCTCGCTCGAAGAGATCTTCTCGCACCTCCGCAAGAGCGGGCGTGGCAACCACAAAACGCCCTTCGCCGGGGCCGGCGACGAGCGCCTCCCCGAGACCCGCCCGTTCACCTTCGGCGACGACATCCACGCGCTCGACGTCACCGGCACCCTCTCGAACGCCTTCCGCCGCTCCGGCCTCGGCGACTTCTCGCTCTCCGAGGACGACTTCCAGGTCTTCGAGACCGACCACCACTCGTCCGTGGCGACGGTCCTGATGATCGACCTCAGCCACTCGATGATCCTCTACGGCGAGGACCGGATCACGCCGGCGCGCAAGACCGCGATGGCGCTCTCCGAGCTCATCATGACGCAGTACCCCAAGGACACGCTCGACATCGTCGCCTTCGGGAACGAGGCGTGGGAGGTGGAGGTGAAGGACCTGCCGTACCTCCAGGTCGGGCCGTTTCACACCAACACGCGCGCCGGACTGGAGCGCGCGCGGACGATCCTCCGCCGCCGGAAGAACCGCAACAAGCAGGTCTTCATGATCACCGACGGCAAACCGAGCGCCCACTTCGAGGCCGGGCGGCTCTACAAAAACGCCTACGGTCTCGACCGCAAGATTGTCAACAAAGTGCTGGACGAAGCCGCTATCTGCCGCCGCGAGGGCATCACGATCACGACCTTCATGATCGCCCGCGACCCGTACCTCCAGAACTTCGTCCGCCAGCTCACCGAGACCAACCAGGGGCGGGCCTACTACGCGAGCCTAGACGACCTCGGCGGGTTCATCTTCGAGGACTACGTCCGCAACCGGCGCAAATTCACGCGCTGA
- a CDS encoding isoprenyl transferase: MPTVSLTKTPQTDADAARQRALARRGQIPVHIAAIMDGNGRWAKHRGQSRVAGHREGVESVRDVTEACAQIGVRHLTLYTFSTENWERPPKEVTALMELLVRTIRREVGRLQENNIRVRTLGELDRLPRRAAAEMREAEGLTCGNTRMTLNLALSYSGRWEIARAARRIAEEVHAGRLTPDAVDERLIASHLDTTGIPDPDLLIRTGGDMRISNFLLWQLAYTELYVTDGYWPDFRREALYAAIESFQDRERRFGRVAEAPRDALVPEQ, from the coding sequence GTGCCCACGGTTTCCCTGACCAAAACACCGCAGACCGACGCTGACGCTGCCCGGCAGCGAGCCCTGGCGCGGCGCGGTCAGATCCCCGTCCACATCGCCGCGATCATGGACGGCAACGGACGCTGGGCGAAGCACCGGGGGCAGAGCCGCGTCGCCGGCCACCGCGAAGGGGTCGAGTCGGTGCGGGACGTCACCGAGGCGTGCGCGCAGATCGGGGTGCGGCACCTCACGCTCTACACGTTCTCGACCGAGAACTGGGAGCGCCCACCCAAAGAGGTGACGGCGCTGATGGAACTGCTGGTGCGCACGATCCGCCGCGAGGTGGGGCGGCTCCAGGAGAACAACATCCGCGTCCGCACCCTCGGCGAGCTCGACCGGCTGCCGCGCCGCGCCGCCGCCGAGATGCGCGAGGCCGAGGGGCTGACCTGCGGCAACACGCGGATGACGCTCAACCTCGCCCTCTCCTACAGCGGCCGCTGGGAGATCGCCCGCGCCGCCCGCCGGATCGCCGAGGAGGTTCACGCCGGCCGCCTCACGCCCGACGCGGTCGACGAACGCCTCATCGCCTCGCACCTGGACACGACCGGCATCCCCGACCCCGACCTGCTGATCCGCACCGGGGGCGACATGCGCATCTCCAACTTCCTTCTCTGGCAGCTCGCCTACACCGAACTCTACGTCACCGACGGCTACTGGCCCGACTTCCGGCGCGAGGCCCTCTACGCCGCCATCGAGAGCTTTCAGGACCGGGAGCGCCGCTTCGGCCGCGTGGCCGAGGCACCCCGCGATGCCCTCGTGCCGGAGCAATAA